A window of Daucus carota subsp. sativus chromosome 2, DH1 v3.0, whole genome shotgun sequence genomic DNA:
catctttttaaaaataatactaacACATATTCATAAACTACACTTATTTAATATCCACTAACTCTCTTTATGTGGTTGAGAATGAGTCAATCATTCCTTTCATAAAAATCGCTCTAGTCAAACGAGCTCAAacaaaatgggacagagggagtaacttttagagaatatttgtaaaaatacgaTCTACAATTAGATGCAACCAGATTTAAGTTTAATTAATTGGCCTCACAGGGGTTGCAAGTATGGTTGCATCTGTTTGCAAGTATAATTGCATGTGGTTGCAtacaatatttttgcaaatattttcaaaaattgcaaaaattgaGAAAGTCAAATTAGCTCAATTTATTCGAACATTAGAGAATATATTTTTCTACCATTAAACagtactaaaattaatttttaataacttgtTATATTCAAAATACTTCAAGCCCACGAGCAGCGAATGAACCAGTATGATGATGCAAGCCATTTGGAAAAGGCGTTGCAAAGTAAGTGTCCATTGGTGACAGTTCTGGCAGTAGCAATTCTGCACGTGGTAGAGGTGGCTTTAGAGGTGGCTACCTTCAATAGAGGCCAGAATTCTGAAGGCTATCAGTCATCTGGTCGTGGTCAAAATTTTAGAGTCCGAGGACGAGGCGGATATCAACAACGAGGTGATAAGTCTCAGTATCACGGCTATAATTGTAATAAATATGGTCACTTCAGTTATGAGTGTGGAGCCCCAAAGGTGGAAGAAAGAAGTCATTTTGCTGAAACAAAAGAAGATAGAGATGTTGGCACTGCTATGTTCCTCACTTACAAAGGAGACGAGGAAACCAAGAAAAATATTTGGTATCTTGACTCAGGGGCCAGTAATCACATGATTGGTCACAAGGAATTATTCACGGAGATAGACGACACCATCAGCGGAGAAGTTACTTTTTGGGATTCGTCAAAGATTCCAGTCAAAAGAAAAGGTACCGTCACGATCATTTCAAAGAAAGGTGAAAATAAATGTATAAATGACGTTTATTATATTCCtgctttgaaaaataatattatcagtCTCAGCCAACTCATGGAGAAAGGATATAATATACAAATGTAGGTCAATTCCCTCATTATAAGAAGTCAAGCTCGGGAATTGATTGCAAATGTGGAgatgtcaaagaatcatttGTTTACACTTGATATGCATACGAAGGCGCAGAAGTGCTTAAAGTCGGTCATTAAAAATGACTCGTGGTTGTGGCATTTGAGATAtggccatcttggaatttctGGCTTGAAACTATTGTCAAAGACAAAAATGGTGGACggttttccagaaatcaacgaACTAGAAAATTTGGGTGAAGCATGTGTAGAGGGGAAGCAACATCGACAAAGTTTTCCCGTTGGAAAATCATGGAGAGCCAGGAGGCCATTGGAGATAGTTCACACAGATATTGCTGGTCCATTTGATATCTCATCACTGGGACCAACTTCAACGGAGTTATGTTTAGCAATGGATGGACCGTAGGACTGTGATGGGCAGTTTCTTGAGCATCAATTGGGGCTCTGGTTGGTTTTTGGACTAGAGCATGAAGTTTGATGGGTCGGCATGGAGAAAGGACTGTTTTGGAGTTGTGTCAAAACTACTAAGATGAACTGTTTATATCTTTGCTCTTAATGTACATAAAGCTGCTATATATTTAGATACTTTTTTCTCTGTATTATGACAATTCAGTGAccaatgaattttttttttccagacaAATTGATAttccacttttttttttcacagTGAAGAGGCAACAAATGATAGCTAATcacatttatattaaaaaaacaaggtAAAGAAAATGGAAATGTAGTAGCACAACCACTAAGAGTATCTCCCATTGATCCACATGTCATGAAGGTTTTCTAATGTTCTTGCAGAAAGATAGAGATGTTTCAGTACTGATATAAGCTTTTGCTTGTTCTCAAAATAATCTAAACCCTCCACCTCTTCTGCTCCGCACAAGTCCTTCCCATTCACAATCACCATTGGGAACCTTACCTTGTCATTACCGACCAGCTCTTCTAGGTCTCTCATATACTCTGACTCTTGTGAACAATTCCTCTCCTCAAATACAACATGCCCACTCATCAGAATTTTCTTTACCAACCCATTTGCACCTAGGCCATTATTAACACTAATTTTGTAAAGAATCACCTTGTGGTTAGATATTTAACCCCTAAGTAAATATACTAACTACAAGtgtttatttttcaaagaaacagaggaagaggcaagaagaaggagcagatgtttttctttttgtaaaaataGCAGTGTTCATATTTATGCAGGTACTGAAATGAGATGCATGCATTATGCATCCATGTTGGCCAAAGTCAGCTCTCTAGTTCTCACGCTTTTAACAAAATTTGGAGATAATGTTTAATGGAATAATGGTGACAGCTGAGCATTAACTAATGCAAGAGCCAACAAGGGGTATGGGGGCTCTTTAGCCCCATCCTGAAATGAGCCGATAATACTTTCAGATCCAATCTACTTGATTTACAGTAAAGGTTTGGGCAACTAATAGATCATGAGAATCGACACTGTCCATATAGATCCAATTTTTTTGCATCCTTCCAAAAATAAACAAGCAAAGCTTTTAGCAGAACAGTTTGATGATGACGAAGCTAACATCAAATTATTTTAGGGATATATTTTAAGTTCTATCATTCTACACTAGTGTTGTGAGGTAAATGATTTCTCTCACTCGACTACACATAAAATAAGATAGTCTAAATCCCcaatttcattttcatttttatccgacttttgcaaatattttggATGTCCAGATACAAGCATTTCATAACATAATACCTGTCAAAACTACGAGCTATAAACATACAAGTTCAACAAGAAATTTTTATACTTCCACATTCAACAATGAGGGAAGTCTTAGAAACCTTCCCCATTAGTTGAACTCCTTCTGCCGAATGGAAGGCTTTTCACTGCTCTTTCGGTGACATAAAGCATATTCAATACTGACAATAAAAGCTTTTGCTTGTCCCCAAAATCATCTAAACCATCTACCTCTTCTTCTCCACACAAATCCTTCCCATTCAAAATCACCATGGGAAACCTCACCTTTTCTTTAACCACCAGCTCTTCTAGCTCTTTCAAATATATAGGCTCCTTTGAACAGTTTCTCTCCTCAAATACAACTTTTCCACTCAACAGAACCTTCTTTGCCCACCCATTTGCGTCTAGGTCATTGTTAGCACTCGTTGTGTAAAGAATTACCTTGACGTTGGATGAAGAACTGCCTCGTAAAACTGATCTTTCAGGCTCTGGGAGCCGGCATTCTGGGAACTTGGCAGCCAGTGTTTCCCTAAACAATTTCGTAGTATTCTGGATGAAAGTGCTTTGTTGCCTACTGAAAAATCAAACACATTATCATCCAAcaatccataaatcaaataatATGTCTTGACACATGTTAACAAGTATAGCATTCCTCAACTAATTATAGAGAAAAACTAACTGGGAAAAGCATGAAATGttgaataattgagaaaaatcgGAAAATTTACCCCTCTGCATGCTCTCCAAGAATATTGCCAACTTCTACAAGGGCTTCTCTCCACTTCTCCACCTTATCATTGTGCCTTGCTTTATGCTTTTCTAGTGCGAGTCCATAATTTCCGAGCTTTATGTATAAGAGCCCGTTTGCCGGAgtttatgacttatgacttaatgtGACTTATGTGATAATCTGGGAGTTTTAAATAACTGTTTTAgtaaattttgacttattaaggacttatgagttattaaaatataataatagaaataAAAGTTATTTATGGGTAATTTATGTcttatgagtaattttttttaaaaaaattttaaaaatcgacTCACCGAAAAAGTACCTTAAACTAACTTGTGGCTATACTTGAAGTCGACTTCCGAcatattacacaaacagacattttccAGCTTAAAATTGGAAACAGCTTTTAGTCCCTGCTTTAAGCCCGGACAAACATGCTCTAAAACATACATACTTCCCCGGTGAGGGTCATCTTCAAGTGACGAAGCGAGGTCGTCCCAACGAGCCCAACTATGTAGTGCCCTCAACAAGGCCGAGGTTAGCAAGCCTAATGGCTAGCGACCCCTAGAGGCCACATCATTTCTAGCAGCCACCCCTCTCCTTTGGAAGGCTAGATAATTTCTCATATTAGCAGCCCATCTATTCTATGTAGGGCAGTCCAACATAACTGAGGACCGATGTGACTTGTGATATCTACTCAATGAGCCCATCTTGATGGTCCTTCAATTGTGAATCGGCCACGGCCCATGAGAATTTGGGGAGTAACATCTTATTAGAACAAAAAGCTATCCTACATTGTTAGTTTGATACAATCATCCCTTCCTCTCCTTGTTATCTCCGCTCGAAACTCTACCTTGTGCATCAGCCTCTCCTTCCTAATTTACCTATGACACCGGCTTCTCTTCTTAACTTATCATCTTTTTAGTGTAATAATTATATCACCACCATCCACAACAATCGTTGTTATGATatcttttatgatatttttcgaTATATCATGTGTCTGAAGATTTGTTTCCAATTCATGGATAATCGGTAAGCCATCGtcatatatttacttcttattttgGATTTACTTTTGTTTGTtcatatttggatttaattgaatgttggattttattgatttttgatCAAGTTCCGATCTTTGAGTTTGATCTAAGATATAAAGTTTTCCATAAAGTATAAATTGATCATGATGATTGTAATTACATGAAAGCCTCACTGTGACAcactttaattatatttaatcttttaatataattctattcttagaatcatatattgtatatatctttgtattttttaactagttcataaaattttatattgcaaaaataatgtGATGTTCATCTTATTTCAGTATCCGTGGGAAGAATTATctgaaataatgaagaaaatgctccagtaCGACTTGAAATCCGCGTCCTTGTGagtaagtaatatattttatggTATCTAATGTTTTGTACTGgttattcatttcaaatttaagaaataatcttgttagaaattttatcataaaaatttaaatcaaagaatttacatcgacaataattatgtttttaaatggtaaagaatatatatttttatttaagcattaatgtttttttaattttttttatttcaccgTTTCATCTTTAAACCACttgttttcattaaaatattttataatataactacaaataaatattacagTTAAGTAATGTTGGCAGACCACTTAGTAATACTTCTTGATTGGCACATAGAAGTGATCTGCGAATATCTTTTGCAGAGTCAACGaggatgtgatttttttttttgcaaaactGAAAATGGTTAAAGAAGTTATGCATCTAATTGAATGTAAGGGTTATGAAGTTCAGGTAAGCATTTAACTGATTCATGTGTACACTTGTCTTCTAACCCGAATATCAGGTGACTCAAAAATTGCAGCACTCTTTTTGTAATCAGGTCTGGAGCATTTTTCTTAATGATGTTGATCAGTTCAGAATGCGTTGGCCAAGAAAAAGTAATATCAAAGTCAATGGTACGTAACGCTCaaccatatatatgtataaagggTTAACGTACACGAATTAGatcatttagcttcattttaaTGTATAAGTGGATCACCtacaaatttttggtctcatctGCACCCCTCATTTCAAATTAAGTTACATTTTGATAAATCTCATTTTTGCACTCCTCATTTCAAATTAAGTTACCTAGAATATAAGAATGCTGTACTAGAACTGTATATATGACATTGCCATGAACTTCTTTAAGAACTTTAATATGTTACACATTTCTGTTGCAGCTCAAACTCGTCGCCGAAAATTGAAAAGCCTAATGCCCAATGGAGTTTGGTTCTGTGATTCAACTTGTGTACAggtaatttaatatgttaaacattTCTAGTACGATTCAGGGGATTAAACAGAGTCTGTGGTGTAACACCTGAACTCCAGGTCATTGTTGGCCAACCAGCATTCCTGAGATCTGTGGCTACCTATAAATTCCATTTCTATGAGAGTTGGTTCATATATTTCTGCGTACAGATGTAACTTGAAATAACCCGCAGTCATGCTAAAATATAGCTAATTTCTACTTTGTGCATTCAGATGGTAAACCAACTGTGGGTATACATACGAAGAAACAAGCTTCAGAATCATATTGCTACTTTGTGAATTTTGGTTAAGTTGTGTTGCAGAGGTTTCTATTGCTTTGTCTTCATTCTCGAAGCTTGAATGAGTAAGTTAAGGGACCAACTTCAACAGAGTTCTGCTTAGGAATGGATGGACTGTAGGAACTGTGATGGGCAGTCTCTCGAGCATCAGTTGGGGCTCTGATTCGTTTTTGGACCATAGCACAAAGTTTGATGAGTCGGCATGGACAAAGGAGGTGTTCTGGATTCCTCTCTTCAAATATGACATTCCCACTCATCAGAATTTTCTTTACCAATCCATTTGCACCTAGGCCATTATTAACACTAATTGTGTAAAGAATCACCTTGTCGTTAGATGGTTTAGGTCTCATCATTGATGATGAAGAACTGCCTTGTGAACTTGGACCTGCTAGTGTAGGAAGGCTCTGGGAGCCGGCATTCTGGGAACTTGGCAGCCAATGTTTCCGTAAAAAGTTTCACAGTGTTCTGGATGAAAGTGCTCTGTTTCCTACCGAAAAACCAAACACATTATCATCCAACAATCCATAAGTATAATAAGAATCCATGGAATTATGTAGCATAAAacgtcaaataattaataaaaattggaAAATAAGATTACCCCTCTACATG
This region includes:
- the LOC135150370 gene encoding uncharacterized protein LOC135150370 produces the protein MTLTGELGNYGLALEKHKARHNDKVEKWREALVEVGNILGEHAEGRQQSTFIQNTTKLFRETLAAKFPECRLPEPERSVLRGSSSSNVKVILYTTSANNDLDANGWAKKVLLSGKVVFEERNCSKEPIYLKELEELVVKEKVRFPMVILNGKDLCGEEEVDGLDDFGDKQKLLLSVLNMLYVTERAVKSLPFGRRSSTNGEGF